The Candidatus Thermoplasmatota archaeon DNA window TGGTCGTCAGTGCGACTATCACCACAAGGACTGCAAGGACCGCGCCTCCGTAGGGGCTGGCCGCGAAGAAGACGGGGATCATGGCCTCACATGGCGAGAACGTCAGCATGATGAAGAGCGAGAGCGCAGTAGCCTTGTCGGGAACCTCCGTGTGATGTTGCTTCTTCCTGAGCCCGAGGATTATGTAGACAACCCCAAACGCGATGAGGATGCCGCTCGTCACCGGGAGAAGGAGGACGTCCAATGAGGAGGCTATGAGGCTGCCCGCCAGCGCGACCGCCACGCCGAGCAGGACGGTCATCAGCACGTGGCCTCCCCCGGCGAAGAACGCGATGCGCAGGATCTTCCTGTCTTCCCAGTTCTGAGCGTTGCCCACCAGCACGAAGGGCAGCCAGTGGTTTGGCAGTATCGCGTGAAGGACGGATATCGTCACCGCCCCAGCCATCAGTGCATAGACGTCCATCGGCTCGTCACGGATATCAGAAGATGCTTATACAATTTGGCGGACTGATCGAGTTTGCGCGTGAAATCGTGAGGGAAGATGTAGGCGAATCACTCGGTATGTCGCACTCCAATGAGAAGGTCGACATTCGCCTGCCACATCATCGAGCTGTATCATCGGTCATGGGCAGACACCGAATCTCCTTGGGCACATGGCCAGGTGAGTGACCTTCCAGACCTTCCCTACGAAACTAGGGGAACACCCGCAGACTGTCTGATGGAGGCTGTCTTCTTGGACAGTATCCATTGCGCCAGTTCATGGAATCCCCTCTCCACGTTCATTCCGGTTTTGGCGCTAGTGAAGATGAACGGAGAGCCGATCCTTCGCGAATACTTCGCCACATCCTTCCTGTCAAGATCGAACTGATCCTCCAGGTCCGTCTTGTTGGCAACGATGCACACAGGCACCTTTCCCGTCGCATGGAAGATGGAAGACTTCCAGCCCTCCAGGCCTCTCAGAGTCTCGTTTCGCGTGACATCGCAGACGGCGAGGACGCCCTGCATCCCCTTGAAATGGGACTCCATGCAAAGGTCCGCGATGCTCCTCTCTCCCAGGATGTCCCATATCATCATGTCCACCCTCATCCGCCTGTTGTGCGGGAGGGGAATGAAGACCTCCTTCTTGGAGACCTTCGCGCCTATCGTCCTGACGTAGGCGTCGTCGAATTGATCCAGGACGAATTTCCTGATCAGACTGGTCTTGCCTACCGCGGCGTCTCCGACGAGTCCGACCTTGAGCTTCGCCACGCTCTCGTTGTCTCTCTTCATATCGGTCGGAGCCTCGGAGACCACCCTCATCTCGTAGTCTATGCGAGCCACCTTCAAGAGGTACTTCATCTTGTAGATGGCCGTGTGAACCGCCTTTGCGACGTTCCTGTCACGAGAGGAGAAGGCGTTCTTGGGAACCGTAAGGGTGAGCCTGTCGTCCTCGAGAATCCAACATTCCGATTCCAGGACGTCGGACACCATTCCCACTATGGAATCCTTTCCCTTGAAGTGAACCTCGAAGATGATCCTTCCCTCTTTGCTTATCTCCC harbors:
- a CDS encoding GTP-binding protein translates to MTSSRSGSRKVLLDGISKRRDLREISKEGRIIFEVHFKGKDSIVGMVSDVLESECWILEDDRLTLTVPKNAFSSRDRNVAKAVHTAIYKMKYLLKVARIDYEMRVVSEAPTDMKRDNESVAKLKVGLVGDAAVGKTSLIRKFVLDQFDDAYVRTIGAKVSKKEVFIPLPHNRRMRVDMMIWDILGERSIADLCMESHFKGMQGVLAVCDVTRNETLRGLEGWKSSIFHATGKVPVCIVANKTDLEDQFDLDRKDVAKYSRRIGSPFIFTSAKTGMNVERGFHELAQWILSKKTASIRQSAGVPLVS